ATTTCTAAAATAGCTTTTGACTGTTCTGCAGATAATAAGAATTTTGTATTTAAAGCATCCATTGCAACTTGTGCAGATGGAGATGATTTAATAATTGCAATGACTTCATCAATGTTATCAAGTGCAATGATAATCCCTGCTAAAATATGTTCACGAGCAAGCGCTTTTTTTAAATCATATTCAGTACGTTTATAAATAACTTGACGACGGTGTGTTAAAAACTCTTGTAGTTGTCGTTTAAGTGTGAAAACAATTGGCTTGTTATCAAGCAACGCAAGCATTAAAAACGAAACTGATGTTTGTAATTGTGTATATTTATACAGTTGATTTAACGTAACGCTTGGAATTTCTCCTCGTTTCAGTTCAATAACAAGACGCATACCACGTTTGTCTGACTCATCACGAATGTTAGAAATGCCTTCGATCATCTTGTTTTTCACAAGATCAGCTATTTTAATAATTAATTCAGATTTATTAACCTGATACGGAAGCTCAGTAATAACTAAACTGGTTCCTTTTTTAGTTTCTTCTTCAGCTACAACAGCGCGTAAAATTAAATTACCACGGCCTGTTTCATACGCACGAATAATTCCAGCACGACCACAAATAATTCCTCCTGTAGGAAAATCTGGCGCTAAAATAATATCGAACAGTTCACGATCTGGTAAATTTGGATTTGCTAATAATGAAAGGCAACCTTGCACAACTTCAGTTAAATTATGAGGTGGAATCGATGTTGCCATCCCCACCGCAATACCAGATGTACCGTTAATTAACAGTTGTGGAAAACGAGCAGGTAATAAAGTTGGCTCAACGTTTGATTCGTCAAATGTTGGAACAAAGTCAACAGTTTCTTTGCCAAGATCTGCAAGCATTTCTTGTGTGATTTTTTGCATACGAACTTCGGTATAACGCATAGCCGCTGCGTTATCACCGTCAACAGAACCCCAGTTACCTTGTCCATCAAGTAATGGATAACGTTTAGCAAATTCTTGTACAAGACCTACCATGGTTCCGTACACAGCTTGATCGCCGTGTGGATGGAATTTACCAAGTACTTCCCCAACAACCCTTACAGATTTATGGTACGGTTTACTATGAATAAATCCAAGTGTATGCATCGTATATAAAATTCTTCGATGAACTGGTTTTAAGCCATCACGAACATCAGGAATAGCACGACTGACAACAACCGACATTGCATAATCAAGAAACGACGACCTTAATTCTTCTTCAATCAAAATAGGATTAACGCCTTTTTTGAGAATTATTTCAGGATTCTTTGGCGAATTCATAGATTGTTTTTCCTTTAGTTAGACAGCTCTTATTCACAGTTTTATACATAATAAAGTATACAATGCAACAGCTAAAAGCTCAAGAAATAGTTGCTACACAAGTATAACACAATGCCTTTATTTTCAGCGCAACACGTCGGTTTTCACCTTAATTTTTTTTAATTATTTTATCGACATGATCAAGTTGCACCATGCATTATATTTGTTTTTTACCGCCTGAAAAATATGCCAAGACCATGTACTTGCATAACGACAAAATTTGCATAAAAAACAGGAAATAAATCTGTAATTTAATACACGACATATACAAAAAGAGCCTATCACATTTTTTATATGATAGGCTCTGGTACATAATACTCATGTATATCAATGCATTTTTGCATTACAAACCTCTTATCAGAGGTTTTATTTGCTAGCTTTTTTGCTTATCGCTTTGATTTTTAAAGCTTTTTTAGCTTTTAAGAAAGCTGGATTAGCATTTTTCTTAATATCTACTAATTTGTCTTGTACATCTTTTAATGCGCCTTGAGCAGATTTTAATTCTTCAACTGCATCTGCAACTTTAATTTTATCTGCAATTTTAGCTGCTTCTTTTTCCAAAATAAGTTGAGCTCTGCTTAAATGATGATCAAATGCTAATGCTGCATCTTTTATATGATCTGGAACATTTGATGCATGAACAGTCATCATTGATCCTGAAAGTATCATAGATAATGCTAACAATTGTAGCTTTTTCATTTTCACTTCTCCTTAATTATTTTATAACGTACATTACTTATTTTACTCATGCGTAATTATAGTGATTATAAAAAATTTAATTCAATAGTTTTTAATGAGCAGCTGAGATATGACTTACATACTTAATTTTTATTATACTTAGGCTGTGCAAACCAAATTTACATGTGCACAAAAACCTACGATATCGCTTCGCTCATCTCCGGAAACAGTGGTGGCGGCGGCCACGTTACGCTTTTTTTATGAAGAACTACGTCAATCTATGCAAAAAACGAAGCAAACTTTGAGAAATTAAACCTGGCTAAGATTTAAGAAGAGTGCATCAGGCCACTGGCCTGCCGATTCCCGGAGTTTTTGTAAAAAAACAGTGAACAAAAAATTTTCACGCCTTTTTTAATGTTTTATAATCGATCAAGCATTGCAATAATATCTTTTGTATTTTTGCAACATCAGCAGAAATATTAATATCACAAGGCTGTTCATTAATTTTGTTAATTTTACATACATGTTCAAAATAACTTTGCATGAGATTTTCTAAAGGAGCATCATGCAAGCGATCAAATTTTAAAGTATCATGAGCTAAATGCTTTGCAAATTTATCATGATCGACACTATAAATAGATAATTTTTTTACGACTTTAGACAATGAGCGTTCAATGTCTTCTTGAGTTATAACATCTTCATACGAAAGCCAATATTGCAATTCATCGTGTAAAATATTTTTTATCTCGTTGAGATCTTGCTCATGTAAGTAACCTATATCACTGATCATAGGCAAAGGCTTTTCAAATAAAGGAAACGGCCCTTGTTTATCTTGCAAAGATTGAATCTGTTTAATTATCATAAATTCTTGAAGTTTAGCTCGACAAGATTCTTCATCTTTATACATCGAAATTACTTTTTCACTTAAATCATTAATTTTTTTTATAAATTCTCGTTGCAAACGATCTGGAACACCAACAGCCTGAGATCGAATTTTCAACTCTTGGATCTTACATTGTATTTGCGTTCTTTCTTGACGTAACCTATCAAACCTGTCTTTTGGATTTGATGATAAAATTTTAGATCGCAGATCAAGAATTTCCTTTTCTTTTGCAAACAAAAGTGATGTTAATTTATTATTGTCAGCAACATACATATATAAATTCTTATTTTGACGCTGTAACTGATCTCTCATATTTTTAATATTTTTTACAACACTTGGCCATAATGATACTGTATCTACAAATGGCAGTGAGAGTAATTTCATAAATAAAATCATAAAATCTGCAATACACTCTTCGTCAATGATATTATCGCACTCATCAAACAGATCAATATGAGTAAAATCATAACGAAGCATTGCTATTTTTAAATTATTTTCATGTATAGATCCTGAACTTTTTAAACGAGCTTCATAATTCATTCGTTCCAATGCAGCTGCCTGAGCACAAGCTTGGGCTGTAGATTGAGCAAGCAATCTATCTTCTTCTAACTGCGCGTTCTTTTTTTTGATTTCAGCTTCTTTTTTTGCAGCTTTTTTTAATTGAATCTTTGCTCGCTCTCTCGCTTTCTTTTCTAAATTCTGTTCATTTTTCAATTCAGAAACAGCTGTTGTTACGACATCATTTACAACTTGATTTGTCATCTTTGCAAGCTTTTTTTCGTAAGCCTTACGCGCTGCTTGCTTATCTACAACTTGTAAGCGTTCAACTTCTTGCTGCTTATTAGATGTTAATTGTTCATTGACAAGCTCATGCACCATTTCTTGAATTGTAGTATCAATAACAAGATTTGTAGCAAGAGCAGTCTGTTGATGCAATTGCGACGTATGTAAAAAAATTTTTTTTGCTACTTCAAGATTATTTTTAAGAGATTCTGTTCTATGCTTATTGCGTAATCGAGCTATGATCGCATGCCAATTTTTATCTACAACTTTTTCACGTTCTTTTTTCTTTTCAAATAAAAAATTTCGTTCATATTGCAATTCATGATAACGCTGCGCAGCTCTTTGTAATTGAGAATAATTATCGTAATGATTTTGATTCATCAACGAAATTGCATCACGCTGAGCAATACTACCTGCTAGATAATGCACCCCGCCAGAAACCAACGAATCTAACAATAATTTTTCGTAATAGGTAACTGAATCTTGCCATACCTTGCAATAAGGAGTTCGAGCTGACGCACCTCGAGCACGAATTAATTCAAATGCGACTCTTTTTATTTCTATAGGAAGCTGAGATTTTTCTTTGTAACATTCAATTTCGGGCTTATCAATGCAGTTTTGTATAATTTGACCACGAGCATTTAATGCATCTTGACAAATTGCTTGAGATTGATGAGACAACGACAATAAATCATCTTGTAACGCGTAATAATAGTTATAGTAACTATCAACACCATTATAAAGATCTTGTAATTCTTTATTTATTTGCTGTAAACCTTGAGTCTTTTTTTCATTTTCTACGTTATAGACTTGCAATCTATTCTCATTTATTTCAGCAGACTGACCTATGCATGACATGAGCATCAATACACAAGCCGTAATTCTTTTTTTCATAACAACCTTTAATTTTTAACTTACTATAGCTCAAGTTTACTTCAGATAGAATCGAATATCAATTAAGGTTAAAGCTTATAAACAAAAGTTAAAAAGGATGTACATGTCTCATTATCAATTGTAAATACACCTACATAATTGCAATCAGCTCTTGCCTAAGAGAAATGTTTTTGTATACTTTACTTATGAGGTGGCGCAAACAATTAATAAAAAAGAAAGAGACCATTATGAAAAAAATAGCATTATTTGCATTATTACTAATTACAGCACATCTTGCACAAGCAGCAAAAAGTGAATTCGTTCCTTATTACATGAAAAATGTAAATTCAGCAAACAGCAATGTTATAAAAACAAACCAAGCTAATTGTGGTGATGATAGCTGTGGTGATTGTAGCAACAGTAATGTTAATGCTCTAACAACAGTACAATACATTTCATTACAAGTTAAAGCTGATAACTATGCAAAACAAAATAGTTGTGGCGGTTGTGGTAATGACAATTGTGGCGATGATAGCATTGATTTGCCAATTAAATAGTAATTTTTATAAAAAAGCGGCTATGAAGTAATTTTCATAGCCGCTTTTTTGTCTTTCATACTAATACATGTTCATATACATTCATGCATTCATAAAATAAATAGCATTTTTTCCTTCTCAAGATAAACTCATATCGACGACACTTATATGTTTTTATCTTGTTTTTAAAGGAAAAAATAGTATGGAAAAACTGGTACAAAAAGCTTGTGAAATGCGTCAATTTGCACATGCACCACACTCTCATTTTCAAGTTGGAGCAGCTCTTTTAACGCAAGATGGAACTATTATTGGTGGTTGCAATATTGAATCTGATTCATACGGCTTAACAATTTGCGCAGAAAGAAATGCTATTTTTACAGCCTATGCACAAGGACATCGCAAATTTCAAGCGCTTTCAATTGCAATGAACAGCAACTCAACTCCTTGTGGCGCTTGCCGCCAAATTATTGTTGAACTATGCGGTAACATTCCCGTTTATATTGCTGATCTGACCGGCAGTATTGTAACATTTCAATCATATGACCTTTTGCCACACCATTTTACACTGACAACATAGTAATTATACAAAATATTGCATGGTATACTCTATAGATAACAATGCAGCCAATTATAAAAAGGTAATTATGAAGCATCAATCACTCAAAAAATCTCTTTTGATTTTATTATGTGCGCTTATTACTCAATCAAGAGTGCAAAGCTCTGATAGACACTCAGCTACACAAACAGTCATCATGACGGCTATTGTTGGTGCTACTGCCTATACAGCCTATAGCTATGTACATGCACCCGTAACTCCAACAATCAAAATCAAAAATGTTGCTCAAGAAAAATTAAACTTTCCATCAGATTTTGCCTGGGGAGTTTCAACATCAAGCACTCAGTGCGAACAAACAAATCATAATAACTGTTGGTCTCGTTCCTATCTTGACACCATAGAAAGCAAAAAAAATACGATAGCTCCAAACCATGCATGTAATAGCTGGACTCATTGGAAAGATGATATTGACAAAGCAATTCATCTTGGATGCACGAGCTACAGAATTTCTTTTGAATGGAGCCGCATACAACCAACTGAAGGAACTCTTGATCAAGACGCAATTAATCACTACGTTGAGATTGCCAAATATTGCCAAAAAAATAATATCCAACTTATGTGTTGTTTACACCATTATTCAGATCCTATTTGGTTTATGCATAAAGGTGGATTTGCAAAAGCAGAAAACATTACACTCTTTACTGACTACTGCCAAAAAATGTATGAAGCATTACAAGCTTATGTTCATCAATGGATTGTTATCAGTCAACCAGTTGCGTATGCTTTAAAAGGTTATAAAGTTGGCATGCAACCACCATTTTTAAAAGATTCAGGGTTAGAAACTACCGTTATGCTCAATATGTTCAATGCTCACATAGCAGTCTATGACATACTACACAATGCATTTAAAAATAACTCTATTGGCAAAAAGCCAGAAGTTGGACTCTGCCACCAAATCGTTCAGATGAAAGCTGCAAGCTCTTTTAATCCCTTAGAACAGCTTGTTGCAACGTTTGCAGATAGATTGTCAAACCAAACGTTACTCAGAACTTTTACTGACGGCCATTTTCAATCATTAATGCCAATGGTTGATATTGCATACTTGCCAGATGCGCCAGATAAATTTGATTTTTTCGCTCTCAGCTACTATTCACCCCTTGCATTTACCGGTATTACTCCAAACGGTCCTGCTTGCGATGAGCAATGTGCATCTCGTGATGCATTCAGAATTATTGACAAAGAAGGAATGTATGACGCAATTGTACAAGCATCAAAACTTGGTAAGCCAATCTATATCGTAGAAAATGGTATTAACCCAAAAAATGAAGAGCAACGCGAACTCTTGCTTAACTCATATCTATCTGCAATATCACAAGCAATTGCTGATGGGTACAATGTTCGTGGGTACATGCATTGGACGCTCATGAACAACTATGAGTGGTGTTATATTGACGAACAAGGAAATATTAATCAAAATAACCCTGATTTTGGATTATATCACAACAGAATTATCAATGATACGACAGGGCAACTGCACGCAGATCATGCAAATCACGATGCAATGTTAAAGCAAAGTGGCAAATATTATAAAAATATTATAGCAATGCAAAAATAGGAATTTAAAAACATGACACAACGTTCACTAAGAATGTTTATTATCTTTATCATGATAAGCAGTGCTGCATGTGCTCACCAACCAATAACTTTATTTTGTCATGGAATTGTCGATACCAGTAAACAAGCTGATCGATATACCAATGGTTTACAAGAACCAAAAAAATCTTTTGATTTTCCGGATGCAGCTATTCCAGAGGGATATAATCTTAATAATTTAATATTCACGGCGTGTAATTTTTTTGGTAAACCGGTTAATAGAAATGCAATGTATATGGGGCATGACCAAGATATTGTTACCTTAGAACAACAGATAAAACCTGATATAAACTACATTCTTTACGGTGTTTCTCGTGGAGGCTTTGCTGCAATTACCTATCTTGCAGAAAAAAATCCTGAAAATATTCAGGCTTTAATTATCGATTCAGCACCAGCAAATATCATCAGTGCTGTCGATGAATTTCAACATGCGATTGGATATAAATTTGCAGAAGATAAAAAAACTCAAGAATATGTTTTTAACTATCTCTTTCCTGCATATGTTATAAACAGCAAACCCTCGGTTGAAAATATTGCAAATATTACTAACAAAAATCTTCCAGTTTTTATTGTTCATGCAAAAACTGACACCCGTGTCCATATCAGGTCAGCGTGGCAATTGTATGTTGCATTTTTACAAGCTGGTTTTACCAGTGTGTACTTAATAGAGCTTGATCAAGGTAAGCATGCATATTATATGCAAGGACCTGATTCAGAAAAATACCTCCAGGCGCTTCATAGCTTTTATAAAAAGCACAACTTCAACTATGACTCTACCTTTGCAACAATTGATAATTTAGAAATTTTTCAGCCTGATATTGATGATATTTTAAAAAAAATAACTGCAGATAAACATGACATGCAAAAAAATTATGAACAGCAAAAAAGCTATAACGGTATCATACTTAGTTGTTTGACCATCGTTACTGCAGCAATCTTAATTGCTCAACGCAACCTATAATAGACACATATATACCAAATTGTTATTAAAAAAGCACGGTGCATACCGTGCTTTTTTAACTTTTCTATAAACTACATATTTTTATCTAAATAAAGCTTTTGTTTTAGAGGTTTTTGCAAAATCTTGTGCAATATGACCTTCTTGATCTTTTATAGTAGGATCTGCCCCTCCTGCTAACAATACTTTTGCTATTTTCCAATCATCGTTTTTAATAGCTTTATGCAAAAGAGTTTGTCCTTTTTTATTTTGAACATTTGGATTTGCTTGTGCATCGAGTAAAATTTTAATATTTTTTAAATTTCTAGATTTAATAGCACGATGTAATGGAGTAAATCCATACTGATCTGGCAAATTAACATCCGCTTCAAAATCAATTAGATTCTGTAGGATATCTTCGTTTTGATTTTCAATCGCTCTATGAATTGGCGATGCTCCATTTTTTTTATCTTGTATGTCTGGGTTAGCTCCTGCTTGCAATAAAAGATATGCAATATCTACATAATTTTTTTTAACAGCTTTATACAATGGTGTTAGATGAGAACGCGTTGTTAGATTAACATCTATATTTTCATTTGATAGCAATGCAATAACCATTGGTAAATTCATTTTTTTAACAGCTTTATACAAAGGAGTATACCCTTTATAATTTTGCATATTAATGTCAGCTCCAGCTTTAAGCAAAGCTAATGCTATATCAAAAGACCCATCTTCAACTGCAATGTACAATGCTGTTTCCTGTTTTTCTTTCGTTTGAATATTTAATGCAATATCTTTTTTTTCAAGCAAAATCTTGACTATCTCTAAATCTTGATTTTCGACTGCAGCAAGCAAAGCATTATGCCCATTACCATTTATGACATTAACATCAGCACCTTTTGTAATAAGCTCTTCAAATATTTTTAATAAGCCCTCATTAATTGCTAATAACAAAGGAGTGTCAATATCATCACTAAGTTCTGATGTATTTATATCAATATCAGGATGACTTAATAATAACCTAACCATCTCTAAATTTTCATTTTCAACTGCAGCATACAAAGGTGTCTTTCTTTCATTGTCCCAAATATTAGGATCAGCGTGGTGATGTATAAGCTCTTGAACAATGTCTACATAATTTTTTTCAACAGCAATTTTTAATGGCGTTAAACCGTCATTATTTTCTAAATCTACTGATGCATTATGATTAATTAATAACTTTACAACATCTAATTGGCCTTTTTCTGCAGCCATATACAATGGAGTATTGCTATCATCATCTGTTACATTGGCATCTGCACCTCTTTCAAGTAATGCTTGAATAAGTGATTTTTGATTTGTTGCAATAGCTCGTTGTAACGCATTGCGACCATCTTGGCCTACCTGATCTATCTTAGGAATAGTAATTTCTTGTGCTGTATAGGCAACAAATGTTGCCAAATGCAATACCAAAGTAAAAAATTTTATTGTTTTTATATAATTCATATAATTCTTTTTTTAATAATTTTTATAACATTTCATAATATCATTGTAGTAAAAAACTCAATATGAAATCAATATATAAAAATTAAACACAACACATACAACGTTTTTTTATCACCATTCACTCATAAAAACAAAATAATGAGCAGATCACGAAACTTATTGAAAAATATAGATTGACCCAAAGTATCAAGTTACTGTAATGCTTGTCCAGATGGATATATTTATTTGTATAGAACAGCAGTAACACAGAGTTAAAAACAAGTAAGACATTCATCTATCAAGAACTAATTTCGTAATAAATCAACAATATACATTCCAACAGAGATGCGTTAGACTTTTATCCTTATATTATAAAATAAAAGTCTAACAAACTCTTGATTGGATTGATTATGCTACAAAAAACGTCATTGCCCTTTAAACTATTGCTCATCCTTCTTTTTGTTGGCTTATTTGGCAACTTATTAAATGAAACTACCATTAACTTTTTTTATAGCATCAGTGTCATATTTAAAGAATGTTTAAGTTTTTTGCTTCCATTTATTGTATTCTCATTTATTACAACCGGTATTTTATCATTTAAAAAAAATGCCCCGC
This genomic interval from Candidatus Chromulinivorax destructor contains the following:
- the cdd gene encoding cytidine deaminase; amino-acid sequence: MEKLVQKACEMRQFAHAPHSHFQVGAALLTQDGTIIGGCNIESDSYGLTICAERNAIFTAYAQGHRKFQALSIAMNSNSTPCGACRQIIVELCGNIPVYIADLTGSIVTFQSYDLLPHHFTLTT
- a CDS encoding family 1 glycosylhydrolase gives rise to the protein MKHQSLKKSLLILLCALITQSRVQSSDRHSATQTVIMTAIVGATAYTAYSYVHAPVTPTIKIKNVAQEKLNFPSDFAWGVSTSSTQCEQTNHNNCWSRSYLDTIESKKNTIAPNHACNSWTHWKDDIDKAIHLGCTSYRISFEWSRIQPTEGTLDQDAINHYVEIAKYCQKNNIQLMCCLHHYSDPIWFMHKGGFAKAENITLFTDYCQKMYEALQAYVHQWIVISQPVAYALKGYKVGMQPPFLKDSGLETTVMLNMFNAHIAVYDILHNAFKNNSIGKKPEVGLCHQIVQMKAASSFNPLEQLVATFADRLSNQTLLRTFTDGHFQSLMPMVDIAYLPDAPDKFDFFALSYYSPLAFTGITPNGPACDEQCASRDAFRIIDKEGMYDAIVQASKLGKPIYIVENGINPKNEEQRELLLNSYLSAISQAIADGYNVRGYMHWTLMNNYEWCYIDEQGNINQNNPDFGLYHNRIINDTTGQLHADHANHDAMLKQSGKYYKNIIAMQK
- a CDS encoding alpha/beta hydrolase family protein, whose protein sequence is MTQRSLRMFIIFIMISSAACAHQPITLFCHGIVDTSKQADRYTNGLQEPKKSFDFPDAAIPEGYNLNNLIFTACNFFGKPVNRNAMYMGHDQDIVTLEQQIKPDINYILYGVSRGGFAAITYLAEKNPENIQALIIDSAPANIISAVDEFQHAIGYKFAEDKKTQEYVFNYLFPAYVINSKPSVENIANITNKNLPVFIVHAKTDTRVHIRSAWQLYVAFLQAGFTSVYLIELDQGKHAYYMQGPDSEKYLQALHSFYKKHNFNYDSTFATIDNLEIFQPDIDDILKKITADKHDMQKNYEQQKSYNGIILSCLTIVTAAILIAQRNL
- a CDS encoding ankyrin repeat domain-containing protein produces the protein MNYIKTIKFFTLVLHLATFVAYTAQEITIPKIDQVGQDGRNALQRAIATNQKSLIQALLERGADANVTDDDSNTPLYMAAEKGQLDVVKLLINHNASVDLENNDGLTPLKIAVEKNYVDIVQELIHHHADPNIWDNERKTPLYAAVENENLEMVRLLLSHPDIDINTSELSDDIDTPLLLAINEGLLKIFEELITKGADVNVINGNGHNALLAAVENQDLEIVKILLEKKDIALNIQTKEKQETALYIAVEDGSFDIALALLKAGADINMQNYKGYTPLYKAVKKMNLPMVIALLSNENIDVNLTTRSHLTPLYKAVKKNYVDIAYLLLQAGANPDIQDKKNGASPIHRAIENQNEDILQNLIDFEADVNLPDQYGFTPLHRAIKSRNLKNIKILLDAQANPNVQNKKGQTLLHKAIKNDDWKIAKVLLAGGADPTIKDQEGHIAQDFAKTSKTKALFR